From Triticum aestivum cultivar Chinese Spring chromosome 4A, IWGSC CS RefSeq v2.1, whole genome shotgun sequence, a single genomic window includes:
- the LOC123085278 gene encoding IRK-interacting protein: MVSSPSPSPPTFTSAVSETKRHGGVPTTASEKLDQKYAHSATPLHGHGHGGGGGAKKTPRRGRSEGGAADSAAYVAAVSCSDCRFKQRALAPASPGAVIRSLFVSLTRRSTPRSSPSPTSASEGDGGEGEQWRLAAADLSRRLAAATRTRDDAVEETSRLKQSLAELELKLARLEARVLPTPAAAVFPVESFLRAVSTARATVRNLTRALSTHLRSPASPGPNLESFLNRAFHADFELDTEGDVHTADPAGRCEANLAAYHAVAALTWEEVLVHGTKHYSDGLSRFCDAKMSEVVSSLGWARARPWPEPLLQAFFLAAKGVWGVRLLARSVHPPLPVVRVDRGARFDSRFMEDAAASRAGRLEPASVKMMVAPGFHVYVAGAGVVKCKVVCFYNNGRAGGHMGGGSSGNGGEGLGGSCSDMNGGGTDAVKSCQSSRV; the protein is encoded by the exons ATGGTGTCGTCCCCGTCCCCTTCCCCTCCTACCTTCACTTCTGCG GTGTCCGAGACCAAGCGGCATGGTGGTGTCCCGACGACGGCCTCGGAGAAGCTGGACCAGAAGTACGCCCACTCCGCGACGCCGCtgcacggccacggccacggcggcggcggcggtgccaaGAAGACGCCGCGGCGGGGGAGGAGCGAGGGCGGCGCCGCCGACTCGGCCGCGTATGTCGCGGCGGTGTCCTGCTCCGACTGCCGCTTCAAGCAGCGCGCCCTGGCGCCGGCGTCGCCGGGAGCCGTCATCCGCTCGCTGTTCGTGTCCCTCACCCGACGCTCCACTCCGCGCTCCTCGCCGTCTCCCACGTCGGCCTCGGAGGGTGATGGGGGTGAGGGCGAGCAGTGGCGCCTGGCCGCGGCCGACCTCTCGCGGCGGCTCGCCGCGGCCACGCGGACGCGGGACGACGCGGTGGAGGAGACCTCCCGACTGAAGCAGTCCCTCGCGGAGCTGGAGCTCAAGCTGGCGCGCCTCGAGGCCCGCGTGCtccccacgccggccgccgccgtcttCCCCGTCGAGTCCTTCCTCCGCGCCGTCTCCACGGCGCGCGCCACCGTGCGGAACCTCACGCGCGCGCTCTCCACGCACCTGCGCAGCCCCGCGAGCCCCGGCCCCAACCTCGAGAGCTTCCTCAACCGCGCCTTCCACGCGGACTTCGAGCTGGACACCGAGGGCGACGTCCACACGGCGGACCCGGCGGGCCGGTGCGAGGCCAACCTCGCGGCGTACCACGCCGTGGCGGCGCTGACCTGGGAGGAGGTGCTCGTCCACGGGACGAAGCACTACAGCGACGGGCTGAGCCGGTTCTGCGACGCCAAGATGAGCGAGGTGGTGTCCTCCCTCGGGTGGGCGCGCGCGCGGCCCTGGCCGGAGCCGCTGCTGCAGGCCTTCTTCCTGGCGGCCAAGGGCGTGTGGGGGGTGCGCCTGCTGGCGCGGTCCGTGCACCCGCCGCTGCCCGTCGTGCGCGTGGACCGCGGCGCGCGCTTCGACTCGCGGTTCATGGAGGACGCCGCGGCCTCGCGCGCCGGGCGGCTGGAGCCGGCCAGCGTGAAGATGATGGTGGCGCCGGGGTTCCACGTGTacgtcgccggcgccggcgtggTCAAGTGCAAGGTCGTGTGCTTCTACAACAACGGCCGCGCCGGCGGCCACATGGGTGGCGGGAGCAGCGGCAACGGCGGCGAGGGGTTGGGCGGTAGCTGTAGCGATATGAATGGTGGTGGTACGGATGCGGTGAAGAGCTGTCAGAGTAGCAGAGTATAG